The genomic window GGCGACGTCCTTTTTCTGTGAGTTTTTCCAGCCGCGACGGACCCAGCCGTCGATCCACTCGGTGATCCCTTTTTTAACGTACTCCGAATCGGTGGTCAGCCGCACCCGGCATGGGCGCTTGAGGGCGGCGAGCCCGGCGATGGCGGCGGTGAGTTCCATGCGGTTGTTGGT from Desulfuromonadales bacterium includes these protein-coding regions:
- the rnhA gene encoding ribonuclease HI, with the translated sequence TNNRMELTAAIAGLAALKRPCRVRLTTDSEYVKKGITEWIDGWVRRGWKNSQKKDVANRDLWEQLLEQSRRHQVEWCWVRGHAGHPENERCDELARAAIAAGRRR